A genomic region of Streptosporangium lutulentum contains the following coding sequences:
- a CDS encoding IS3 family transposase (programmed frameshift): MAMKAYSVEFKTDAVALYLSDPSRTYASVAKDLGVNRETLRLWVHQARSAGTAPKTGSVKRPPTGLVTSGNVLEEENKQLRARIRELELEREILRRAAKYFAGGDELVSRFQFVADHRDAFGVKRLCRVLEVSRSGFYRWVAATPARAVRTAADAALAAEIRQIHADFDGTYGSPRVTAELRDAGRRVNHKRVARIMRVFGIVGLHLRKRVRTTVPEPSHQKMPDLIKRDFTAAAPNQRYVGDITYLPVGEGQFLYLATVLDLHSRRLAGWSIADHMRTELVTDALRAAAATRGGDLAGAVFHSDHGAQYTSADFAAVCKEFGVRQSMGAVGTSADNAAAEAFNATLKRETLQGAKRWSSARQARLEVFKWITRYNTRRRHSSLNYLSPITYEQRSDRVLLAA, encoded by the exons GTGGCCATGAAGGCCTACTCAGTTGAGTTCAAGACAGACGCCGTCGCGTTGTATCTGTCGGACCCGTCGCGGACGTACGCGTCGGTGGCCAAGGACCTGGGCGTCAACCGTGAGACGTTGCGCCTGTGGGTGCACCAGGCGCGGTCTGCCGGCACTGCTCCGAAGACGGGCTCGGTGAAGAGGCCGCCGACGGGATTGGTAACCTCCGGCAACGTGCTGGAAGAGGAGAACAAGCAGTTGCGGGCCCGGATCCGGGAACTGGAGCTGGAGCGCGAGATTTTGCGGCGGGCGGCCAAGTATTTCGCCGGGG GAGACGAACTGGTGAGTCGCTTCCAGTTCGTTGCCGATCACCGTGACGCCTTCGGGGTGAAGCGACTGTGCCGAGTGCTGGAGGTCTCCCGGTCGGGGTTCTATCGGTGGGTGGCCGCCACACCGGCGAGGGCGGTGCGGACGGCGGCCGACGCTGCGCTCGCGGCGGAGATCAGGCAGATCCACGCCGACTTCGATGGCACCTACGGCAGCCCGCGGGTGACTGCCGAGCTGCGCGATGCGGGCCGGCGGGTCAATCACAAGCGGGTGGCGCGGATCATGCGGGTCTTCGGCATCGTCGGGCTGCATCTGCGTAAGAGGGTCCGCACCACGGTGCCCGAGCCCTCCCATCAGAAGATGCCCGACCTGATCAAGCGGGACTTCACCGCGGCCGCGCCGAACCAGCGGTACGTGGGCGACATCACCTATCTGCCCGTCGGTGAGGGACAGTTCTTGTATCTCGCGACGGTGCTGGACCTGCATTCACGTCGCCTGGCTGGTTGGTCGATCGCCGATCACATGCGCACCGAGCTGGTGACCGACGCGCTGCGGGCAGCCGCCGCCACGCGGGGTGGTGACCTGGCCGGGGCGGTCTTTCACTCCGATCACGGGGCGCAATACACCTCCGCCGACTTCGCCGCCGTGTGCAAGGAGTTCGGTGTTCGCCAGTCGATGGGCGCCGTCGGGACAAGCGCGGACAACGCTGCCGCCGAGGCGTTCAACGCCACTCTCAAACGCGAGACGCTGCAGGGCGCCAAACGCTGGTCCTCGGCCCGCCAGGCTCGCCTGGAGGTCTTCAAGTGGATCACTCGCTACAACACCCGAAGGAGGCACTCCAGCCTGAACTACCTCAGCCCGATCACCTACGAGCAGCGGTCCGATAGGGTCCTGCTCGCCGCATGA
- a CDS encoding ISAzo13 family transposase codes for MAILSEVLEQLALKFEVLLPHLNERQRRLLLAAEARLLGHGGVRAVARLAGVSETTVRRGVFELEEGQDPFPEGRVRMEGGGRKNAENLDPGLIPALLALVEPEERGDPESPLRWTTKSLRHLAAELTRQGHLVSAPTVGRLLRQAGFSLQANAKTLEGTQHPNRDAQFRYINEQVKQHQVDRQPVISVDTKKREQLGRLPMAGREWRPKGDPVRVEDHHFFFTGPDVEQAIPYGIYDITANTGWVNVGVDHDTPVFAVESIRRWWKARGSLDYPDATRLLITADSGGSNGHRYRVWKSELAALAAETGLSITVCHFPPGTSKWNKIEHRLFSHITFNWRGRPLTSYEVVVQTIAATRTRGGLRVQATLDPGDYPIGVAISKERFAALPLERHLVHGTWNYTLHPQPATETTATTAAGETNGPAQRRQAMLQRLADPRLTGLNTTQLERLAARLAPAQAARTQERHSQQRSGRARRATGRLRVTPLFDDAARLLLTLLYQRQACSMKVLADLLEVTDVCISDLVRETRRVLEDDSYHPGVAPVRFGTSAALLAFLDSNLQPARTTIIERLSDPALTGLPRTELDHLIKQLAARQTAQNERLGYQRRGGPRQPGARGGIFPQKIGNSERVLLTILYQRKLCTIDVLADALGDVSRSAIGNVIRETRPLLQQEGHTPDRAPTRYRTAADLLAAVPSRDTTR; via the coding sequence ATGGCGATCTTGTCCGAGGTGCTGGAGCAGCTGGCATTGAAGTTCGAGGTGCTGTTGCCGCATCTGAACGAGCGGCAGCGGCGGTTGCTGCTGGCCGCGGAGGCCCGCCTGCTCGGACATGGCGGAGTCCGAGCGGTGGCGCGGCTGGCCGGGGTGAGCGAGACCACCGTCCGCCGGGGCGTGTTTGAGCTGGAGGAGGGGCAGGACCCGTTTCCAGAGGGGCGGGTGCGGATGGAGGGCGGTGGCCGCAAGAACGCTGAGAACCTGGATCCGGGTCTCATACCGGCGTTATTGGCGCTGGTCGAACCCGAGGAGCGGGGTGATCCTGAGTCGCCGTTGCGCTGGACGACGAAGTCTCTGCGGCATCTGGCCGCAGAGCTGACCCGCCAAGGGCATCTGGTCTCCGCTCCGACGGTCGGGCGTCTGCTGCGCCAGGCCGGTTTCAGTCTCCAGGCGAACGCCAAGACGCTCGAGGGCACCCAGCATCCCAATCGGGACGCCCAGTTCCGCTATATCAACGAGCAGGTCAAACAGCATCAGGTCGACCGCCAGCCGGTGATCAGCGTGGATACCAAGAAACGTGAGCAGCTCGGCCGGCTGCCGATGGCCGGGCGGGAATGGCGGCCCAAGGGTGATCCGGTGCGGGTAGAGGACCACCATTTCTTCTTCACCGGCCCGGACGTGGAGCAGGCGATCCCGTACGGGATCTACGACATCACCGCCAACACCGGCTGGGTGAACGTCGGCGTCGACCACGACACCCCCGTCTTCGCGGTCGAGTCCATCCGCCGTTGGTGGAAGGCCCGCGGCAGCCTCGACTACCCCGACGCAACCCGGCTGCTGATCACCGCGGACTCGGGCGGCTCCAACGGCCACCGCTACCGCGTCTGGAAGAGCGAGCTGGCCGCGCTGGCTGCCGAGACCGGCCTATCGATCACGGTCTGCCACTTCCCGCCCGGCACCTCCAAGTGGAACAAGATCGAACACCGGTTGTTCTCCCATATCACCTTCAACTGGCGAGGCAGGCCCCTGACCAGCTACGAAGTAGTCGTCCAGACGATTGCGGCGACCCGCACTCGTGGCGGGCTGCGCGTCCAGGCCACTCTGGACCCCGGCGACTACCCCATCGGCGTCGCGATCAGCAAGGAACGCTTCGCCGCGCTGCCGCTGGAGCGGCACCTCGTTCACGGCACCTGGAACTACACCCTCCACCCCCAGCCCGCCACCGAGACCACCGCAACCACGGCCGCCGGCGAGACGAACGGTCCCGCCCAACGCCGTCAAGCCATGCTTCAACGCCTGGCTGACCCACGGCTGACCGGCCTGAACACCACACAACTCGAACGACTGGCTGCCCGGCTCGCCCCCGCTCAGGCCGCCCGCACCCAGGAACGACACAGCCAGCAACGCAGCGGACGAGCCCGCCGCGCCACCGGCAGACTCCGCGTCACGCCCCTGTTCGACGACGCCGCACGCCTGCTGCTTACACTCCTCTACCAGCGTCAGGCCTGCTCCATGAAAGTGCTGGCCGACCTGCTGGAAGTCACTGACGTCTGCATCAGCGACCTCGTCCGAGAGACCCGCCGGGTGCTGGAAGACGACAGCTACCACCCCGGCGTCGCACCGGTCCGTTTCGGTACCTCCGCTGCGCTGCTCGCCTTTTTGGACAGCAACCTGCAACCCGCACGAACCACGATCATCGAACGGCTGTCTGACCCGGCCCTGACCGGGCTGCCCCGCACCGAACTCGATCACCTCATCAAGCAACTCGCCGCCCGACAAACAGCTCAAAACGAGCGCCTCGGCTACCAACGCCGCGGCGGCCCCCGCCAGCCCGGAGCCCGGGGCGGCATCTTCCCCCAGAAGATCGGCAATAGTGAACGCGTCCTGCTGACGATCCTCTACCAGCGGAAACTCTGCACAATCGACGTCCTCGCCGATGCCCTCGGCGACGTCAGCCGATCCGCCATCGGCAACGTCATCCGCGAAACCCGCCCCCTCCTCCAACAAGAGGGCCACACCCCAGACCGAGCACCTACCCGCTACCGCACCGCAGCCGACCTCCTCGCCGCAGTACCAAGCCGCGACACGACACGTTGA
- a CDS encoding VOC family protein, with protein MSLKEIRNFDYTILLCEKMKETRAFYEDVMGFPVELDLENWVSFRVGATLLTLRPRGQGPAWNDGPSASGAAAVQLAFRVPPPAVDACHAELVAKGVTIVREPTDLPGWRHRTLFFRDPEDNVIEIYAEY; from the coding sequence ATGAGCCTCAAAGAGATCCGTAATTTCGACTACACGATCCTGCTCTGCGAGAAGATGAAGGAGACGAGAGCCTTCTACGAGGACGTGATGGGCTTTCCCGTCGAACTCGACCTCGAAAACTGGGTGAGCTTCAGGGTGGGCGCCACGTTGCTGACCCTACGGCCAAGGGGGCAGGGGCCGGCCTGGAACGACGGCCCTTCAGCGTCAGGAGCCGCGGCCGTCCAGCTTGCGTTTCGCGTGCCGCCCCCTGCCGTGGACGCCTGCCATGCAGAGCTGGTCGCCAAGGGCGTCACCATCGTCAGGGAACCGACGGACCTGCCCGGGTGGCGCCACCGGACGCTGTTCTTCCGCGATCCCGAAGACAATGTGATCGAGATTTACGCCGAGTACTGA
- a CDS encoding IS3 family transposase, which produces MYRRTAARSRTCGSGICGSSLLASTKGCLLPRPRYRVLCLLATSVHFGREGTQEGWVYLAVVIDIASRRVVGWATADHLRTELVADALSAACRRRRPTQPVIFHSDRGCQYTSGAFAELAGRLGVRLSVGRTGQCWDNALAESFFAKLKGELLGDRPWPSRAAARSAIFEFIEGWYNLHRLHSSLGYRSPAAYEAAYTA; this is translated from the coding sequence GTGTATCGGCGGACCGCAGCCCGCTCACGCACCTGCGGGTCAGGGATTTGCGGATCCAGCTTGCTTGCTTCCACGAAGGGATGTCTCCTTCCCCGCCCTCGATACAGAGTTTTATGCCTACTTGCTACCTCTGTCCATTTTGGCAGGGAGGGGACCCAGGAGGGCTGGGTGTATCTGGCGGTTGTCATCGATATCGCCTCACGCCGGGTGGTGGGCTGGGCCACCGCCGATCACCTGCGCACCGAGTTGGTTGCTGATGCCTTGAGCGCGGCCTGTCGCCGGCGTCGCCCCACCCAGCCGGTGATTTTTCACTCGGATCGCGGCTGTCAATACACCAGTGGCGCCTTCGCTGAGTTGGCTGGTCGTCTCGGGGTTCGGTTGTCGGTCGGCCGGACCGGCCAGTGCTGGGACAACGCTCTGGCCGAGTCGTTCTTCGCTAAGTTGAAGGGCGAACTGCTCGGCGATCGCCCCTGGCCCAGCCGTGCCGCGGCCCGCAGCGCGATCTTCGAGTTCATCGAGGGCTGGTACAACCTGCACCGGCTACACAGCAGCCTCGGTTACCGTAGTCCCGCCGCCTACGAGGCCGCGTACACGGCCTGA
- a CDS encoding IS3 family transposase (programmed frameshift) codes for MEASKLDPQIPDPQVRERAAVRRYTAAYKARILAEYDQLDKAGKGALMRREGLYSSLISSWKTARDHGASEALARPVGRPKADPRDKKIDTLEGEVERLRAELDKTRQVIEVQGKALRAAGSVRHRQRGTDGPGRAVTEIIETAQAEAIEELTPLLGRRNACAAAGVPQANWYRKNRTSPAPDRPSIPRTPHPAALSHGERERIRTVLNERFADAAPATAYFTLLDEGTYLASESTMYRILREHGEVGRDRRRQATHPAKTIPELFADAPNRVWAWDITKLRGPHKGIWYHLYTIIDIYSRCVVGWMVASRESAALAKRLIAQTIIKQKVNRDALTLHADRGSSMKSKTVAELLIDLGVAKSHSRPKTSNDNPHIEASFKTLKYCPAFPGRFGSIEDARAFCQDFYTWYNQEHYHSGIGYHHPADAHYGRAAAVRDRRAHVLATAQAAHPERFASGGAPTPPNLPGPAWINKPKQDQTDEQKDTPEKPTQN; via the exons GTGGAAGCAAGCAAGCTGGATCCGCAAATCCCTGACCCGCAGGTGCGTGAGCGGGCTGCGGTCCGCCGATACACCGCGGCCTACAAGGCCCGGATCCTGGCGGAGTACGACCAGCTCGACAAGGCCGGCAAGGGCGCGCTGATGCGCCGGGAAGGCCTGTACTCGTCGTTGATCTCCAGTTGGAAGACAGCCCGAGACCATGGCGCGAGCGAGGCTCTGGCCCGGCCGGTCGGCCGCCCCAAGGCCGATCCACGCGATAAGAAGATCGACACGCTGGAGGGCGAGGTTGAGCGGCTGCGCGCCGAACTCGACAAGACCCGCCAAGTGATCGAGGTGCAGG GGAAAGCTCTTCGCGCTGCTGGATCAGTTCGCCACCGGCAGCGAGGCACCGACGGGCCGGGGCGAGCAGTGACCGAGATCATCGAAACCGCCCAAGCCGAGGCGATTGAGGAACTGACTCCGTTGCTTGGGCGGCGCAACGCGTGCGCGGCGGCCGGAGTGCCACAGGCCAACTGGTATCGCAAGAACCGCACCAGCCCCGCCCCGGACCGGCCGAGCATCCCGCGCACGCCGCACCCGGCCGCGCTCTCGCACGGTGAGCGCGAGCGCATCCGCACCGTGCTGAATGAGCGGTTCGCTGACGCGGCCCCGGCCACGGCGTACTTCACGCTGCTGGACGAGGGCACCTACCTGGCATCCGAATCCACCATGTACCGGATCCTGCGCGAACACGGCGAGGTCGGCCGCGATCGGCGCCGTCAGGCCACCCACCCGGCCAAGACCATCCCCGAGCTATTCGCCGACGCCCCGAACCGGGTGTGGGCCTGGGATATCACCAAGCTACGCGGCCCGCACAAGGGCATCTGGTACCACTTGTACACGATCATCGACATCTACAGCCGTTGCGTGGTCGGCTGGATGGTCGCCTCCCGCGAGTCGGCCGCGCTGGCCAAGCGGCTGATCGCTCAGACCATCATCAAGCAGAAGGTCAACCGTGACGCCCTGACCCTGCATGCCGACCGCGGCAGCTCGATGAAGTCCAAGACCGTCGCCGAGTTGCTCATCGACCTGGGCGTGGCCAAGTCGCATAGTCGCCCCAAGACATCCAACGACAACCCGCATATCGAGGCGAGCTTCAAAACGCTCAAGTACTGTCCGGCCTTCCCAGGCCGGTTCGGCTCGATCGAGGACGCCCGCGCCTTCTGCCAGGACTTTTACACCTGGTACAACCAGGAGCATTACCACTCCGGGATCGGCTACCACCACCCGGCTGACGCGCATTACGGTCGCGCTGCCGCCGTCCGAGACCGCCGCGCCCACGTCCTGGCCACCGCCCAAGCCGCCCACCCCGAACGCTTCGCCAGCGGCGGCGCCCCCACCCCTCCCAACCTGCCCGGCCCGGCGTGGATCAACAAACCCAAACAGGACCAGACGGACGAGCAGAAGGACACACCAGAGAAGCCGACACAGAATTAG
- a CDS encoding IS3 family transposase, whose translation MRVHPFIEAEKQSGHNVKRACELRGVSRAAFYARCQGTTGPRAVRDGHLAERITEIHRHSRGTYGAPRIHAVLQREGTGCGRRRVARLMRAAGLQGRHRRRRQVTTIADPSAAVRPDLIGRAFQPDAAAVDTRWCGDITYIPTGTCQFDQGS comes from the coding sequence GTGAGGGTGCATCCCTTCATTGAGGCGGAAAAGCAGAGCGGGCACAACGTCAAACGGGCGTGTGAGCTGCGAGGAGTCTCCCGAGCCGCCTTCTATGCCCGTTGCCAGGGCACCACCGGTCCTCGTGCGGTGCGTGATGGGCACCTGGCTGAGCGCATCACCGAGATCCATCGACACTCGCGCGGCACCTACGGCGCTCCACGGATCCACGCCGTCTTGCAGCGGGAAGGAACTGGCTGTGGCCGGCGCCGAGTGGCGCGGCTGATGAGAGCGGCCGGGTTGCAGGGCCGTCACCGGCGCCGTCGGCAGGTGACCACGATCGCCGATCCGTCCGCGGCCGTTAGGCCCGACCTCATTGGCCGTGCGTTCCAGCCGGATGCGGCCGCGGTCGACACGCGCTGGTGCGGGGACATCACCTACATCCCGACCGGAACCTGTCAATTTGATCAAGGCAGTTGA
- a CDS encoding IS3 family transposase produces MTEIIETAQAEAIEELTPLLGRRNACAAAGVPQANWYRKNRTSPAPDRPSIPRTPHPAALSHGERERIRTVLNERFADAAPATAYFTLLDEGTYLASESTMYRILREHGEVGRDRRRQATHPAKTIPELFADAPNRVWAWDITKLRGPHKGIWYHLYTIIDIYSRCVVGWMVASRESAALAKRLIAQTIIKQKVNRDALTLHADRGSSMKSKTVAELLIDLGVAKSHSRPKTSNDNPHIEASFKTLKYCPAFPGRFGSIEDARAFCQDFYTWYNQEHYHSGIGYHHPADAHYGRAAAVRDRRAHVLATAQAAHPERFASGGAPTPPNLPGPTWINKPKQDQTDEQKDTPEKPTQN; encoded by the coding sequence GTGACCGAGATCATCGAAACCGCCCAAGCCGAGGCGATTGAGGAACTGACTCCGTTGCTTGGGCGGCGCAACGCGTGCGCGGCGGCCGGAGTGCCACAGGCCAACTGGTATCGCAAGAACCGCACCAGCCCCGCCCCGGACCGGCCGAGCATCCCGCGCACGCCGCACCCGGCCGCGCTCTCGCACGGTGAGCGCGAGCGCATCCGCACCGTGCTGAATGAGCGGTTCGCTGACGCGGCCCCGGCCACGGCGTACTTCACGCTGCTGGACGAGGGCACCTACCTGGCATCCGAATCCACCATGTACCGGATCCTGCGCGAACACGGCGAGGTCGGCCGCGATCGGCGCCGTCAGGCCACCCACCCGGCCAAGACCATCCCCGAGCTATTCGCCGACGCCCCGAACCGGGTGTGGGCCTGGGATATCACCAAGCTACGCGGCCCGCACAAGGGCATCTGGTACCACTTGTACACGATCATCGACATCTACAGCCGTTGCGTGGTCGGCTGGATGGTCGCCTCCCGCGAGTCGGCCGCGCTGGCCAAGCGGCTGATCGCTCAGACCATCATCAAGCAGAAGGTCAACCGTGACGCCCTGACCCTGCATGCCGACCGCGGCAGCTCGATGAAGTCCAAGACCGTCGCCGAGTTGCTCATCGACCTGGGCGTGGCCAAGTCGCATAGTCGCCCCAAGACATCCAACGACAACCCGCATATCGAGGCGAGCTTCAAAACGCTCAAGTACTGTCCGGCCTTCCCAGGCCGGTTCGGCTCGATCGAGGACGCCCGCGCCTTCTGCCAGGACTTTTACACCTGGTACAACCAGGAGCATTACCACTCCGGGATCGGCTACCACCACCCGGCTGACGCGCATTACGGTCGCGCTGCCGCCGTCCGAGACCGCCGCGCCCACGTCCTGGCCACCGCCCAAGCCGCCCACCCCGAACGCTTCGCCAGCGGCGGCGCCCCCACCCCTCCCAACCTGCCCGGCCCGACGTGGATCAACAAACCCAAACAGGACCAGACGGACGAGCAGAAGGACACACCAGAGAAGCCGACACAGAATTAG
- a CDS encoding recombinase family protein, translating to MAGTYHTGRFTQVPRLAKLLRVPTPADRGPGQPWRPGTPAPLAVAPDTPTADIRIGYARCFTLTQELQSQLDALAAHGIGRDKIFSEKISTRVRVRPQFEAAFALARQIKGHAPHCRVIFTVYEMKRLGRDAAELTALADHLTAHGLVLEMLAGPLPGTYDPTGPGRILFGFFAAMAETERENIREATLEGLDAAARKGKHGGRPPLITDDMLHTVLRRKAAGESVESIGPDLIIGTGKRKGRSPSLASIYRALAEHDKAQTYPDAIAIAHADFITLRPTGVSTLHATTSTVI from the coding sequence GTGGCCGGCACCTACCACACCGGCCGCTTCACCCAGGTGCCCCGGCTCGCCAAGCTCCTGCGTGTGCCGACTCCGGCCGACCGCGGACCGGGACAGCCCTGGCGGCCCGGCACGCCCGCCCCACTCGCTGTCGCACCCGACACCCCGACCGCGGACATCCGCATCGGCTACGCCCGCTGCTTCACGCTCACCCAGGAATTGCAGTCACAGCTGGACGCCCTGGCCGCGCACGGCATCGGCCGCGACAAGATCTTCTCCGAGAAGATCAGCACCCGGGTGCGGGTGCGCCCGCAGTTCGAGGCGGCGTTCGCCCTGGCCCGCCAGATCAAAGGCCACGCCCCGCACTGCCGGGTGATCTTCACGGTGTACGAGATGAAACGCCTGGGCCGCGACGCCGCCGAACTCACCGCGCTCGCCGATCACCTCACCGCCCACGGCCTGGTCCTGGAGATGCTCGCCGGACCTCTTCCCGGCACCTACGACCCCACCGGGCCCGGCCGCATCTTGTTCGGATTCTTCGCCGCCATGGCCGAGACCGAACGCGAGAACATCCGCGAAGCCACCCTCGAAGGGCTCGACGCGGCCGCCCGCAAGGGCAAGCACGGTGGTCGTCCGCCCCTCATCACCGACGACATGCTCCATACCGTGCTCCGACGCAAGGCCGCAGGCGAGTCCGTCGAGTCCATCGGACCCGACCTGATCATCGGAACCGGCAAACGCAAAGGCCGAAGCCCGAGCCTGGCCAGCATCTACCGCGCCCTCGCCGAACACGACAAGGCCCAGACCTACCCCGACGCCATCGCCATCGCCCACGCCGATTTCATCACCTTGCGGCCCACCGGCGTCTCCACCCTTCATGCGACTACCTCAACCGTGATTTAG